A genome region from Nocardia sp. NBC_01730 includes the following:
- a CDS encoding MOSC domain-containing protein: MRVGDSGEVLAVCVVHADLETPGRVGRTAIDKRPVPGRVAVHTLGLDGDHVCDTKHHGGVHQAVYAYSDADAHSWGVELGRELPAGWFGENLRITGLAVSDAVIGARWSIGDTLLEVSAPRVPCATFQQWSGEQQWVKRFTLRSDTGAYLRVLTEGTIGAGDQVSVVYVPAHGVTVRDLFTGADPDLLAILLTDEPTISDDVRAQVERHARRHTAATLAAARRDAATSTDELGTGAQL; this comes from the coding sequence ATGCGTGTCGGTGACTCCGGAGAAGTCCTTGCGGTGTGCGTGGTGCACGCCGACTTGGAGACGCCTGGCCGGGTCGGTCGCACCGCGATCGACAAGCGTCCGGTACCGGGCCGGGTCGCGGTGCACACCCTCGGCCTGGACGGCGATCACGTCTGCGACACAAAGCATCACGGCGGCGTGCACCAGGCCGTCTACGCCTACTCCGACGCCGACGCCCACAGCTGGGGCGTGGAACTCGGCCGGGAGTTGCCCGCGGGCTGGTTCGGCGAGAACCTCCGCATCACCGGGCTCGCCGTCAGTGACGCGGTGATCGGCGCGCGCTGGTCTATCGGCGATACTTTGCTGGAGGTGAGCGCGCCGCGCGTGCCCTGCGCAACATTCCAGCAGTGGAGCGGAGAACAGCAGTGGGTGAAGCGGTTCACGCTGCGCAGCGACACGGGCGCCTATCTGCGGGTGCTCACCGAGGGCACCATCGGCGCGGGTGACCAGGTGTCGGTGGTGTACGTCCCCGCGCACGGCGTCACCGTCCGCGACCTGTTCACCGGCGCCGATCCCGACCTGCTCGCGATACTGCTCACCGACGAACCGACCATCTCCGACGACGTGCGTGCGCAGGTCGAACGACACGCGCGCAGGCATACTGCCGCCACATTGGCCGCCGCCCGCCGGGACGCGGCGACCAGTACCGACGAACTCGGCACGGGAGCGCAACTGTGA
- a CDS encoding DUF1416 domain-containing protein translates to MCAAPTQGQAIPAGVDVEKETVITGRVLSIDGQPVGGAFVRLLDGNGDFTAEVVASGTGDFRFFAAPGAWTVRALSSSGNGSAEVRPEGAGIHSVDVAVAK, encoded by the coding sequence ATGTGTGCAGCACCTACCCAGGGTCAGGCCATCCCGGCCGGCGTCGACGTGGAGAAGGAGACGGTCATCACCGGCCGTGTCCTGAGCATCGACGGTCAGCCGGTCGGCGGCGCGTTCGTGCGCCTGCTCGACGGCAACGGTGATTTCACCGCCGAGGTCGTCGCCTCGGGCACCGGCGACTTCCGGTTCTTCGCCGCTCCTGGCGCGTGGACCGTCCGGGCGCTGTCCTCTTCGGGCAACGGTTCCGCCGAGGTTCGCCCCGAAGGCGCGGGCATCCACTCTGTGGACGTCGCGGTCGCCAAGTAA
- a CDS encoding sulfurtransferase — protein MARSDVLVSVDWAEENLNAPGVVFVEVDEDTSAYDGGHIEGAVRLDWKKDLQDQVRRDFVNQEQFSDLLSARGISNDDEVVLYGGNNNWFAAYAYWYFKLYGHNNVKLLDGGRKKWELDGRPLSTTAVNRPAAQYKASAPDVSIRAFRDEVIAAIGSKNLVDVRSPDEFSGKILAPAHLPQEQSQRPGHIPGAINVPWSKAANEDGTFKSDAELTEIYQEAGLDGEKDTIAYCRIGERSSHTWFVLQELLGHQNVKNYDGSWTEYGSLVGAPIELGE, from the coding sequence ATGGCTCGCTCCGATGTCCTGGTCTCCGTTGACTGGGCCGAAGAGAACCTCAACGCCCCCGGCGTCGTCTTCGTCGAGGTCGACGAGGACACCTCCGCCTACGACGGTGGGCACATCGAGGGTGCCGTCCGGCTCGACTGGAAGAAGGACCTGCAGGATCAGGTTCGTCGCGACTTCGTGAACCAGGAGCAGTTCTCCGACCTGCTCTCGGCGCGTGGCATCTCGAACGACGACGAGGTCGTCCTGTACGGCGGCAACAACAACTGGTTCGCCGCGTACGCCTACTGGTACTTCAAGCTGTACGGCCACAACAATGTCAAGCTGCTCGACGGTGGCCGCAAGAAGTGGGAGCTCGACGGCCGACCGCTGTCGACCACGGCTGTGAACCGCCCCGCCGCCCAGTACAAGGCGTCCGCGCCCGATGTATCGATCCGGGCGTTCCGTGACGAGGTCATCGCGGCCATCGGCAGCAAGAACCTGGTCGACGTCCGTTCGCCGGACGAGTTCTCCGGCAAGATCCTGGCGCCCGCGCACCTTCCGCAGGAGCAGAGCCAGCGTCCCGGCCACATCCCCGGCGCGATCAACGTGCCGTGGAGCAAAGCCGCGAACGAGGACGGCACCTTCAAGTCCGACGCCGAGCTGACCGAGATCTACCAGGAAGCCGGCCTGGACGGCGAGAAGGACACCATCGCGTACTGCCGTATCGGTGAGCGTTCCTCGCACACCTGGTTCGTGCTGCAGGAACTGCTCGGCCACCAGAATGTCAAGAACTACGACGGGAGCTGGACCGAGTACGGCTCCCTCGTCGGCGCACCGATCGAGTTGGGAGAGTAA
- the cydB gene encoding cytochrome d ubiquinol oxidase subunit II, with product MSLQEFWFVLIGVLFTGYFVLEGFDFGVGMLMPILGKGSDARRRVVLNTIGPVWDANEVWLLTAAGAMFAAFPEWYASLFSGFYLALLLLLVALILRICAIEYRGKINDPRWRARCDLGIGIGSWIPAIAWGWVFANVVHGVPLNEKKQFAGTVWDLFGPYALLGGLATALLFALHGAMFLVLKTGGEVRDDARRTARLLLVPAMVVVGAFGLWTQLAYGTGWTWIPLVPTVLGLAIAAAADFAHRDGWAFTGTTVTVAAATALLFGSLFPNVLPSTLDSAFDLTIHNASSTPYTLKVMSWAAVLVTPVVLVYQGWTYWVFRKRVTVEQIPAPIGLPLGPVED from the coding sequence ATGAGTTTGCAAGAGTTCTGGTTCGTGCTGATCGGCGTGCTGTTCACCGGCTACTTCGTGCTGGAGGGCTTCGACTTCGGCGTCGGCATGCTCATGCCGATCCTCGGGAAGGGGTCCGACGCGCGACGACGTGTGGTGCTCAACACGATCGGGCCCGTGTGGGACGCCAACGAGGTCTGGCTGCTGACCGCGGCTGGCGCGATGTTCGCGGCCTTCCCGGAGTGGTACGCCAGCCTGTTCTCCGGCTTCTATCTCGCGCTGCTGCTGCTGCTCGTCGCGCTGATCCTGCGCATCTGCGCCATCGAATACCGCGGCAAGATCAACGATCCGCGCTGGCGGGCCCGCTGCGACCTCGGCATCGGCATCGGTTCCTGGATACCGGCCATCGCCTGGGGCTGGGTGTTCGCCAACGTGGTGCACGGGGTTCCGCTGAACGAGAAGAAGCAGTTCGCGGGCACGGTGTGGGATCTGTTCGGGCCGTACGCCTTGCTCGGTGGGTTGGCGACGGCGTTACTGTTCGCGCTGCACGGCGCGATGTTCCTGGTGCTCAAGACCGGCGGGGAGGTGCGCGACGACGCGCGGCGCACGGCCCGGCTGCTGCTGGTGCCCGCCATGGTCGTGGTCGGCGCGTTCGGGCTGTGGACCCAGCTTGCCTACGGCACCGGGTGGACCTGGATTCCGTTGGTGCCGACCGTGCTCGGGCTCGCTATCGCGGCGGCGGCCGACTTCGCCCACCGCGACGGGTGGGCGTTCACCGGGACCACCGTGACCGTGGCGGCCGCCACCGCGCTGCTGTTCGGGTCGCTGTTCCCGAATGTGCTTCCCTCGACCCTCGATTCGGCGTTCGACCTGACCATCCACAACGCCTCCTCGACGCCATACACGCTGAAGGTGATGAGCTGGGCGGCGGTGCTCGTCACCCCGGTTGTGCTGGTCTACCAGGGCTGGACGTACTGGGTGTTCCGGAAGCGCGTCACAGTCGAGCAGATCCCAGCCCCGATCGGCCTTCCGCTGGGACCGGTGGAGGACTGA
- the ygfZ gene encoding CAF17-like 4Fe-4S cluster assembly/insertion protein YgfZ — translation MSVVAAPSPILSASGAVAGAPGSPDAAVAWHYGDPFGEQRAAVERAAIVDRSHRFVLRITGAERLTWLHTISSQHVAALGDGRSAENLDLDLNGRVLHHFVLTELDATVWIDTEAEHGSDLLAFLQRMVFWADAQPVEATDHAVLSLLGPRIADLSEALGVAALPSVYEATPLPGGGFLRRMPWPTADSFDLVIPRDQLSDLWTRLTAAGATPAGMWAFDALRVAAVRPRIGLDTDERTIPHEAHWIGGVAEHGAVHLDKGCYRGQETVARVHNLGKPPRQLLLLHLDGSADERPATGDDITAGGRTVGRLGTVVDHYELGPIALALIKRAVPADTALSAGQVAAAIDPDSVPIDDAPQAGRMAVDRLRGR, via the coding sequence GTGTCCGTGGTCGCAGCGCCCAGCCCCATCCTCAGCGCGTCGGGAGCCGTCGCGGGAGCACCGGGTTCGCCCGATGCCGCCGTCGCGTGGCACTACGGTGATCCGTTCGGTGAACAGCGCGCCGCCGTCGAGCGCGCGGCGATCGTGGACCGCTCACATCGCTTCGTCCTGCGCATCACCGGCGCGGAGCGGCTCACCTGGCTGCACACCATTTCCAGTCAACATGTCGCGGCCCTCGGCGACGGACGGTCGGCGGAGAACCTGGACCTCGACCTGAACGGCCGGGTGCTGCACCACTTCGTGCTCACCGAACTGGACGCCACCGTCTGGATCGACACCGAGGCCGAGCATGGGTCCGACCTGCTCGCCTTCCTGCAAAGAATGGTGTTCTGGGCCGACGCCCAACCCGTCGAGGCAACCGACCACGCGGTGCTGAGTCTGCTCGGACCACGGATCGCCGACCTGTCCGAGGCGCTCGGCGTCGCCGCCCTTCCCAGCGTCTACGAGGCGACGCCGCTGCCAGGAGGTGGCTTCCTACGCCGGATGCCGTGGCCGACGGCGGACTCCTTCGACCTGGTGATCCCGCGCGACCAACTGTCGGACCTGTGGACCCGGCTCACCGCGGCGGGCGCCACACCTGCGGGCATGTGGGCCTTCGACGCGCTGCGCGTCGCGGCGGTGCGCCCCCGGATCGGACTCGACACCGACGAGCGGACCATCCCGCACGAGGCCCACTGGATCGGCGGCGTAGCCGAACACGGAGCGGTCCATCTCGACAAGGGCTGCTATCGCGGCCAGGAGACCGTCGCCAGGGTGCACAACCTGGGCAAACCACCGCGGCAGCTGTTGCTGCTGCATCTGGACGGCTCAGCCGACGAGCGCCCGGCCACCGGCGACGACATCACCGCGGGCGGCCGCACGGTCGGCCGACTCGGCACGGTGGTCGATCACTACGAACTCGGCCCGATCGCGCTCGCCCTGATCAAGCGGGCGGTTCCAGCCGACACCGCGCTGTCCGCCGGCCAGGTCGCGGCGGCCATCGATCCCGATTCGGTTCCTATCGACGACGCACCGCAGGCCGGCCGGATGGCGGTCGACCGGCTGCGCGGGCGCTGA
- the cydC gene encoding thiol reductant ABC exporter subunit CydC has protein sequence MWALLELSPWRVTVAITWGVLALGSGLGLAALAAWLIARAWQMPPVLDLSIAVVTVRALGISRGLCRYLERLTTHDVALRAMTTARTTVYRTLARSDFWLRRPRTSGSDSEGSRGRAGSTPPRRGDLLVRIGSDIDDLGAVVVRAFVPVAVAVVLAVAGVGLLATISVVAAAILAGALALSGIVAPWLSARAARAAERAVRADRAEFTAQALTILDHAPELRVAGRLDAAMGAAADASRRAVAAEDTAASRGAWSAAATPLSIGVSVIGALLIGITLYGPYGGTAGAMTPMALVVLVLLPLSAFEAVGPLPAAAQALTTARAALHRLVHFEKALAARGAWNTGSPRTDRPDHGLTAAAVAGRSEEGPAAVELPEGRRVAVVGPSGAGKTTLLMAWAGLFDTPRPGVTFFAEDAHLFGTSVLENLRVARGDLTVAEAETTLRAVGLGDWLDSLSDGVCTDLVGGAAAVSGGQRRRILLARALVAPARVLLLDEPTEHLEAEAGACLLRDLLDAESGLVEPDRIVVVVTHQLPQDHRADTVLRIAASGQVTTDFRAQGAPV, from the coding sequence ATGTGGGCGCTGCTGGAGCTGTCCCCCTGGCGGGTCACGGTGGCGATCACGTGGGGCGTGCTCGCGCTGGGCAGCGGCCTCGGTCTCGCGGCACTGGCCGCCTGGCTCATCGCCCGCGCCTGGCAGATGCCGCCGGTGCTCGACCTGAGCATTGCCGTCGTCACGGTGCGCGCCCTCGGCATCTCCCGCGGCCTTTGCCGCTACCTCGAACGCCTCACCACCCACGATGTCGCCCTGCGGGCCATGACAACGGCGCGGACGACGGTCTACCGCACGCTGGCCCGCTCCGATTTCTGGCTGCGCAGGCCGAGGACTTCCGGCAGCGACTCCGAGGGGTCGCGAGGGCGTGCTGGTTCCACTCCGCCGCGCAGGGGGGATCTCCTCGTTCGGATCGGCAGTGACATCGACGATCTGGGCGCGGTCGTGGTGCGTGCGTTCGTGCCCGTCGCGGTCGCCGTCGTGCTTGCCGTCGCGGGGGTGGGCCTGCTGGCAACCATCTCGGTGGTCGCGGCCGCGATTCTGGCCGGTGCGCTTGCGCTGTCGGGCATCGTCGCACCGTGGCTGTCGGCCAGAGCGGCCCGCGCCGCAGAGCGTGCCGTGCGCGCGGACCGTGCCGAGTTCACCGCGCAGGCCCTCACGATCCTCGACCACGCGCCCGAGCTGCGTGTTGCCGGGCGCCTCGACGCTGCCATGGGCGCCGCCGCGGACGCGTCGCGCCGGGCTGTCGCCGCGGAAGACACCGCGGCCTCGCGCGGCGCGTGGTCGGCAGCGGCCACACCACTCTCGATCGGCGTCAGCGTCATCGGCGCCCTGCTGATCGGTATCACCCTCTACGGCCCGTACGGCGGGACCGCAGGCGCGATGACCCCGATGGCGCTGGTCGTGCTCGTCTTGCTGCCGCTCTCGGCTTTCGAGGCGGTCGGCCCGCTGCCCGCGGCGGCACAGGCGCTGACAACCGCCCGCGCGGCTCTGCACCGCCTGGTCCACTTCGAAAAAGCACTGGCTGCCCGCGGCGCGTGGAACACCGGCTCGCCGAGGACCGATCGGCCCGACCACGGCCTCACCGCGGCGGCTGTGGCCGGTCGGTCCGAGGAGGGTCCTGCCGCGGTGGAGTTGCCGGAGGGGCGCCGGGTCGCCGTTGTCGGCCCGAGCGGCGCAGGGAAGACCACCTTGCTGATGGCATGGGCGGGGCTGTTCGACACTCCCCGTCCCGGTGTCACCTTCTTCGCCGAGGACGCGCACCTGTTCGGCACGTCCGTCCTGGAGAACCTGCGCGTCGCCCGCGGCGACCTCACCGTCGCGGAGGCCGAAACCACCTTGCGCGCAGTCGGTCTCGGCGACTGGCTGGATTCTCTGTCGGATGGCGTGTGCACCGACCTGGTCGGGGGAGCGGCCGCCGTCTCCGGCGGCCAGCGCCGCCGTATCCTGCTCGCGCGCGCCCTGGTCGCACCAGCACGAGTGTTGCTGCTCGACGAACCGACCGAGCATCTCGAGGCCGAAGCCGGTGCCTGCCTGCTGCGGGATCTGCTGGACGCCGAAAGCGGCCTCGTCGAACCGGATCGGATCGTTGTTGTCGTCACACATCAACTGCCACAAGATCATCGCGCCGACACGGTGCTGCGGATCGCTGCATCGGGCCAGGTGACTACCGATTTCCGGGCTCAGGGCGCGCCTGTTTAG
- a CDS encoding FABP family protein yields the protein MSELASEGSNPAERASEQLNGNAPAQSPGRLGGDRSVADAAERAKSTGVRNIPVLPELPLPDDTANLRLGPDLSSSMLALLPLVGVWRGEGEGNDPERGDYRFGQQIVVSHDGGDYLCWESRSWVIDSDGSYNGPDLRESGFWRVGVDGNDEVIELLLTHSTGIVELFYGQALTQSSWELATDVVIRSQSGIVVGGAKRLYGIVEGGDLAYVEERVVADGPLEPRLSARLQRYIG from the coding sequence ATGAGCGAACTCGCGAGCGAAGGTTCCAACCCGGCCGAGCGAGCGAGTGAACAACTGAACGGCAACGCTCCGGCCCAATCCCCTGGTCGCCTCGGCGGCGACCGGTCCGTCGCCGATGCCGCCGAACGGGCGAAATCGACGGGTGTCCGCAACATTCCGGTCCTACCGGAACTTCCGCTGCCCGACGACACCGCGAACCTGCGGCTCGGGCCCGACCTGAGTTCCTCGATGCTCGCGCTACTGCCGCTGGTCGGTGTGTGGCGCGGCGAAGGCGAGGGCAACGATCCCGAGCGCGGCGACTACCGGTTCGGCCAGCAGATCGTCGTCTCACACGACGGCGGCGACTATCTCTGCTGGGAATCCCGTTCCTGGGTCATCGACTCCGACGGCAGCTACAACGGCCCCGACCTGCGCGAAAGCGGCTTCTGGCGGGTCGGCGTCGACGGCAACGACGAGGTCATCGAGCTGCTGCTCACGCACAGCACCGGCATCGTCGAGCTGTTCTACGGTCAAGCCCTCACGCAGTCGTCCTGGGAGCTGGCCACCGACGTGGTGATCCGTAGCCAATCAGGCATCGTGGTCGGCGGCGCCAAGCGCCTCTACGGCATCGTCGAGGGCGGCGACTTGGCCTACGTCGAAGAACGGGTCGTAGCCGACGGGCCGCTCGAGCCCCGCCTCTCGGCCCGCCTTCAGCGGTACATCGGCTGA
- a CDS encoding aminodeoxychorismate lyase produces the protein MVDRVLVTLDGVVRDSDAPLLFADDIGVLRGDGVFETVLLRAGNACAIEFHLGRLRRSAQALDLPEPELGKWREAIETAAKEWGSEREGLMRLVLTRGRDSALSGTPDKVKTGDLAAAVPVPTAFVLVLPVPDRVEKARTEGVSVVTLSRGISIDLAQAAPWQLLGAKTLSYASNMAALRFAARMGADDVIFTSTENRVLEGPRSTVVIARDKQLITPPAKNGVLPGVTQRALFVQAEKAGWECRYHSLFTADLLTCDSVWMLSSISLAARVNSLDGLRMSAPDNAEEIIELVDRGIERAGAIGDW, from the coding sequence ATGGTGGATCGAGTTCTTGTCACACTCGATGGCGTGGTCCGAGATTCGGACGCGCCGTTGTTATTTGCGGACGATATCGGCGTATTGCGCGGCGACGGTGTCTTCGAGACGGTGCTGCTGCGCGCCGGGAACGCGTGCGCGATCGAATTTCATCTAGGCAGACTGCGTCGCTCCGCGCAGGCGTTGGATCTGCCCGAACCGGAGCTCGGGAAATGGCGGGAGGCGATCGAGACCGCCGCGAAGGAATGGGGCAGCGAGCGCGAGGGGCTGATGCGGCTGGTGCTCACCCGCGGCCGCGACTCCGCCCTGTCCGGCACGCCTGACAAGGTGAAGACCGGTGATCTCGCGGCCGCCGTTCCGGTGCCCACGGCCTTCGTGCTGGTGCTTCCGGTTCCCGATCGGGTGGAGAAGGCCCGCACCGAAGGCGTTTCCGTGGTGACGCTGTCTCGTGGCATCTCGATCGACCTCGCCCAGGCGGCACCGTGGCAGCTGCTCGGCGCCAAGACGCTGTCCTATGCGAGCAACATGGCGGCCCTGCGGTTCGCCGCGCGGATGGGCGCGGACGACGTGATCTTCACCAGCACCGAGAACCGGGTGCTGGAGGGCCCGCGGTCCACGGTGGTGATCGCGCGCGACAAGCAACTGATCACACCGCCCGCCAAGAACGGCGTGCTCCCCGGGGTCACCCAGCGTGCCCTGTTCGTGCAGGCCGAGAAAGCGGGCTGGGAATGCCGCTACCACTCGCTTTTCACAGCCGATCTGCTGACCTGCGACAGCGTTTGGATGCTGTCGAGCATCTCGCTCGCGGCGCGGGTGAACTCGCTGGACGGACTGCGGATGTCCGCGCCGGACAACGCCGAGGAGATCATCGAGCTGGTGGATCGCGGCATCGAGCGAGCAGGAGCGATCGGCGACTGGTGA
- a CDS encoding ABC transporter ATP-binding protein/permease — translation MARPPIDPRLWRYARSARRYLVLSVGLSLVITGSIVVAAVMLGRVLAGVVTDPGRRTLGAWTLELAVLALAIVGRVLATWIQSRLAHRAGASVVAELETAVLAAGARLTPRELDTRRTELAVVVGTGLSGLRGYLVGYLPALLLAVLVPPIVLAVIALHDLTSGVIAVLTLPLIPVFMILIGLLTQGRAEATLTATTRLSDQLLDLFAGMPTLRALGRETSTAESFPAEPSSQVRQRGDGSSSPESGAGTMQYRVRDLGEALRQRTMRALRIAFLSSMVLEMLATLSVALIAVSIGLRLVFGEMSLYAGLVALVLAPEVYLPLRMVGERFHAAQDGMAAADKAFAVLESAPDASDASGGLAPDDWAAGSIELRDLSVRARDGVAPAGLSAVVRPGAVTVLTGPNGSGKSTAVQAILGLLAPERGSVTCDGVDVRDLDPDRWWARVAWLPQRPVLVPGTLRDNLELLGARAVRPATRGPACVLDDLEAACAATGFDAVLDDLPDRWDTMVGPGGVGLSLGQRQRLALTRVLAADRPILLLDEPTAHLDAASVSAVLAALRGRARAGATVVVIGHHPTVLAAADYVVQVRADHGAAVVR, via the coding sequence ATGGCCCGTCCTCCGATCGATCCGCGCCTGTGGCGGTACGCCCGCTCGGCCCGCCGCTACCTGGTGCTGAGCGTCGGTCTGTCGCTGGTGATCACCGGTTCGATCGTGGTCGCGGCGGTCATGCTCGGACGGGTGCTCGCGGGAGTTGTCACCGACCCCGGCCGCCGCACCCTGGGCGCGTGGACACTCGAGCTAGCCGTGCTCGCACTCGCGATCGTGGGCCGGGTGCTCGCCACGTGGATCCAGTCCAGGCTGGCACACCGGGCGGGCGCGAGTGTGGTGGCGGAGCTCGAAACGGCGGTGCTCGCAGCCGGCGCGCGGCTGACTCCGCGCGAACTGGATACGCGTCGAACCGAATTGGCGGTGGTCGTCGGCACCGGGCTGTCGGGACTGCGCGGCTACCTCGTCGGCTATCTGCCCGCCCTCCTGCTCGCGGTGCTCGTCCCGCCGATCGTGCTGGCCGTCATCGCGTTGCACGACCTGACCTCCGGCGTGATCGCGGTGCTCACGCTGCCGCTGATCCCGGTGTTCATGATCCTCATCGGGCTGCTGACGCAGGGGCGGGCCGAGGCCACGCTCACGGCGACGACCCGGCTTTCGGATCAATTGCTCGACCTGTTCGCGGGTATGCCGACGTTGCGGGCGCTCGGCCGCGAGACCAGCACCGCGGAATCCTTTCCGGCAGAGCCTTCCTCGCAAGTCCGGCAGCGCGGCGACGGTTCGAGTTCGCCGGAGAGCGGTGCGGGCACTATGCAGTATCGCGTACGGGATCTCGGCGAGGCGCTGCGGCAGCGCACCATGCGCGCCCTGCGCATCGCCTTCCTGTCGTCGATGGTGCTGGAGATGCTCGCGACCCTGAGTGTGGCGCTGATCGCGGTCTCCATCGGGCTGCGTCTCGTGTTCGGCGAGATGAGTTTGTATGCGGGCTTGGTCGCCCTCGTGCTGGCCCCGGAGGTGTATCTGCCGCTGCGGATGGTCGGTGAGCGTTTCCATGCCGCACAGGATGGAATGGCGGCCGCGGACAAGGCATTCGCCGTCCTCGAGTCGGCACCCGACGCGTCAGATGCGTCCGGCGGTCTCGCGCCGGACGATTGGGCGGCCGGATCGATCGAGCTGCGGGATCTGTCGGTACGGGCGCGGGACGGGGTCGCGCCCGCGGGGTTGTCGGCTGTTGTGCGGCCTGGCGCGGTCACCGTGCTGACCGGACCCAACGGCAGCGGGAAATCGACGGCGGTGCAGGCGATCCTCGGTCTCCTCGCACCGGAGCGTGGTTCGGTGACCTGCGACGGCGTCGACGTACGCGACCTGGACCCGGACCGCTGGTGGGCGCGTGTGGCGTGGCTTCCGCAGCGACCGGTGCTGGTACCGGGAACCCTGCGGGACAACCTCGAGCTGCTCGGCGCGCGAGCCGTGCGTCCGGCCACACGCGGACCGGCCTGCGTTCTCGATGACCTCGAAGCGGCCTGTGCCGCCACCGGTTTCGATGCCGTGCTCGACGATCTGCCGGACCGCTGGGACACCATGGTCGGTCCCGGTGGCGTGGGTCTGTCACTCGGTCAGCGCCAACGTCTCGCGCTGACCAGGGTGCTCGCCGCCGACCGCCCGATCCTGCTGCTCGACGAGCCGACCGCGCACCTTGACGCCGCGAGCGTTTCGGCCGTGCTGGCGGCGCTGCGGGGGCGGGCGCGCGCGGGCGCGACGGTGGTCGTCATCGGACATCACCCCACGGTTCTCGCCGCGGCCGACTACGTCGTCCAGGTGCGTGCCGATCACGGAGCGGCGGTGGTTCGATGA
- a CDS encoding cytochrome ubiquinol oxidase subunit I, with translation MNALDISRWQFGITTVYHFLLVPLTIGLAPLVAAMQTAWVITGKEHWLRLTKFFGKLFLINFALGVATGIVQEFQFGMNWSEYSRFVGDVFGAPLALEGLVAFFMESTFLGLWIFGWTRLPKLVHLGSMWMVAIGVNASAYFIVAANSFMQHPVGARYNPATGRAELDSIVAVLTNNTTLAAFPHVVAGSFLTAGTFVAGIAGWWMVRNARGGDAKQAEARTMWRPAAQAGIWVILVSLAALVYTGDVQGKLMFEQQPMKMASAESLCHTATDPDFSVLTVGTHNNCDSVTHVLEVPYVLPWLAEGEFTGVTLDGVVDLQKTYNDRFGVGDYRPNLFVTYWSFRAMIGLSAGAALLALAGLWLTRRGRVPDQRWFSWLSLLVIPTPFLANSAGWVFTEMGRQPWVVVPNPTGDPNLRLTVQQGVSNHSPGVVLFSLITFTLVYGALAAVWFYLMRRYVIAGPEAPAAIRSEDGGPDDTQEGGRSHVEDVEQLSFAY, from the coding sequence TTGAACGCCTTGGACATCTCCCGATGGCAGTTCGGCATCACGACCGTCTATCACTTCCTCTTGGTGCCGTTGACGATCGGGCTCGCGCCGCTGGTGGCCGCCATGCAGACGGCGTGGGTGATCACCGGCAAGGAGCACTGGCTGCGGCTGACCAAGTTCTTCGGCAAGCTGTTCCTGATCAACTTCGCGCTCGGTGTCGCGACCGGCATCGTGCAGGAATTCCAGTTCGGGATGAACTGGAGTGAGTACTCCCGATTCGTCGGTGACGTGTTCGGCGCCCCTCTCGCGTTGGAGGGCCTGGTCGCCTTCTTCATGGAGTCGACTTTTCTCGGGCTGTGGATCTTCGGCTGGACCCGACTGCCGAAACTCGTCCACCTCGGCTCGATGTGGATGGTCGCGATCGGTGTGAACGCTTCGGCGTACTTCATCGTCGCCGCCAACTCGTTCATGCAGCATCCGGTCGGCGCCAGGTACAACCCGGCGACCGGACGCGCGGAACTCGACAGCATCGTCGCGGTGCTCACCAATAACACGACGTTGGCGGCCTTCCCGCACGTCGTCGCCGGATCCTTCCTCACCGCAGGCACTTTCGTCGCCGGTATCGCGGGCTGGTGGATGGTGCGCAACGCGCGCGGCGGCGACGCGAAGCAGGCCGAGGCGCGCACGATGTGGCGGCCGGCGGCGCAGGCGGGCATTTGGGTGATACTGGTGTCGCTGGCCGCGCTGGTCTATACCGGCGACGTCCAGGGCAAGCTGATGTTCGAGCAGCAGCCGATGAAGATGGCCTCAGCGGAATCGTTGTGCCACACCGCGACCGACCCCGATTTCTCGGTTCTCACCGTCGGCACGCACAACAACTGCGACAGCGTCACGCATGTGCTCGAGGTGCCGTACGTGCTGCCGTGGCTGGCCGAGGGCGAGTTCACCGGCGTGACGCTGGATGGCGTCGTCGACCTGCAGAAGACCTACAACGACCGGTTCGGTGTCGGCGACTACCGGCCGAACCTGTTCGTCACCTACTGGTCCTTCCGCGCCATGATCGGCCTGTCGGCGGGCGCGGCGCTGCTCGCGCTTGCCGGGCTCTGGCTCACCCGTCGCGGCCGGGTACCGGACCAGCGCTGGTTCTCCTGGCTGAGCCTGCTCGTCATCCCGACGCCGTTCCTGGCCAACAGCGCAGGCTGGGTGTTCACCGAGATGGGCCGCCAGCCCTGGGTTGTCGTGCCGAACCCGACCGGTGATCCGAACCTACGACTCACCGTCCAGCAGGGTGTCTCGAACCATTCGCCCGGCGTGGTGCTCTTCTCGCTGATCACCTTCACGCTGGTGTACGGCGCGTTGGCGGCGGTGTGGTTCTACCTGATGCGCAGGTACGTGATCGCCGGACCCGAAGCGCCCGCGGCTATCCGGTCCGAGGACGGCGGACCGGACGATACGCAGGAAGGAGGCCGCTCCCATGTCGAAGACGTTGAGCAGCTTTCGTTCGCCTACTGA